One Candidatus Hydrogenedentota bacterium genomic region harbors:
- a CDS encoding homoserine O-acetyltransferase produces MIEEGSIGIVKSQQFQFAEPPNQLELDCGRKLGPVTLAYETYGALNAAKSNAILILHALTGDAHAAGYHTPTDPKPGWWDNMIGPGKGFDTDRYFVICSNCLGGCRGTTGPYSINPETGRPYGLTFPIVTIGDMVRAQRRLIEHLGIENLLSVAGGSMGGMQVLEWLTRYPDIVRSGICIASGPHNGAQAIAFDAVGRHAVQADPAFRDGNYYGGDGPVQGLSIARMLGHITYLSDETMRAKFGRSLRGKTEYSYDFGSEFSVETYLDYQGEKFVNRFDANSYLYITKACDYFDLISAYGSLDKAFARVKSRVMVLSFSSDWLYPPYQSREMVDSLSRNRKEVTYCNIHSDYGHDAFLLEVDAMKDLIAGFLEHTLDPRLKAKEDNPETSVSEEASDPVPQSNESIYKGPRVDYDLIVDLVDPESRVLDIGCGDGELLHRLVCQKQVDGMGLEVSEPNIIRCVNRGISVVQADIDKGLSAIPDQSYDFVILSMTLQVIKKPEQAIREVLRVGKKCIISFPNFGFWKVRAMLAFQGMAPVTRSLPYSWYSTPNRSVLSVKDFRQFCHTHNIRIEREIPLSSSGRGVIVRQWPNLFADEAVYVITAKT; encoded by the coding sequence ATGATTGAGGAAGGCTCGATCGGCATAGTCAAATCCCAGCAATTCCAGTTTGCCGAACCGCCCAACCAGCTTGAACTGGACTGTGGCCGAAAACTGGGCCCCGTTACCCTGGCATACGAAACTTACGGCGCCCTGAACGCGGCTAAGTCTAATGCTATCTTGATATTACATGCGCTGACGGGCGACGCTCACGCTGCAGGGTACCACACACCCACCGACCCGAAGCCCGGTTGGTGGGACAACATGATCGGCCCCGGAAAGGGTTTCGATACCGACAGGTACTTCGTGATCTGCTCGAACTGCCTTGGCGGCTGCCGCGGCACCACTGGTCCCTACTCGATCAATCCCGAGACCGGCAGGCCCTATGGGCTCACCTTTCCAATAGTCACCATTGGCGACATGGTCCGCGCGCAGCGTCGGCTCATCGAGCACCTGGGTATCGAGAATCTCCTGTCCGTGGCTGGCGGCTCGATGGGCGGCATGCAGGTCCTCGAGTGGCTCACGCGCTACCCTGACATTGTCCGTTCGGGCATCTGTATCGCGTCCGGACCTCACAATGGCGCGCAGGCGATCGCGTTTGATGCCGTGGGGAGGCATGCCGTGCAGGCGGACCCCGCTTTCCGAGACGGCAACTATTACGGCGGAGACGGCCCCGTTCAGGGCCTGTCGATTGCCCGCATGCTCGGACACATTACCTACCTTTCCGATGAGACCATGCGCGCGAAATTCGGCCGGTCCCTGCGCGGAAAAACCGAGTACAGTTACGACTTCGGCAGCGAGTTCAGCGTCGAGACTTATCTGGATTACCAAGGGGAGAAATTCGTTAACCGCTTTGACGCCAATAGTTATCTCTATATTACCAAGGCCTGCGACTATTTCGATCTAATCTCCGCGTACGGTTCACTTGATAAGGCCTTTGCCCGGGTTAAGTCCCGCGTAATGGTGCTTTCTTTTTCCTCGGACTGGCTGTACCCCCCCTACCAGTCCCGCGAAATGGTCGATTCACTTAGCCGAAACCGGAAAGAAGTCACCTACTGCAACATTCATTCGGACTACGGTCACGATGCCTTCCTGCTTGAGGTGGATGCGATGAAGGACCTCATTGCCGGCTTCCTCGAACACACGCTTGACCCGCGGTTGAAAGCGAAAGAAGACAACCCGGAAACATCGGTCTCGGAAGAAGCGAGTGATCCGGTACCTCAGTCCAACGAGAGCATCTATAAAGGGCCGCGCGTTGATTACGATCTCATCGTCGACTTGGTCGACCCCGAAAGCCGCGTCCTCGACATCGGATGCGGAGACGGGGAACTCCTTCACCGTCTTGTCTGCCAGAAGCAGGTTGATGGGATGGGACTCGAGGTTTCGGAACCCAATATCATCCGCTGCGTTAACCGCGGCATCTCCGTGGTTCAGGCGGATATCGACAAGGGCTTGAGCGCCATTCCGGACCAGAGCTACGACTTCGTCATCCTCAGCATGACCCTGCAGGTTATCAAGAAACCCGAACAGGCGATCCGTGAAGTGCTGCGCGTGGGCAAGAAGTGCATTATCAGCTTCCCGAATTTCGGATTCTGGAAGGTTCGCGCGATGCTCGCCTTTCAGGGTATGGCGCCGGTCACCCGCAGCCTCCCCTATTCCTGGTATTCCACCCCCAACCGCAGCGTATTGTCCGTCAAAGACTTCCGCCAGTTTTGCCATACCCACAACATACGCATCGAACGGGAGATCCCGCTCTCGAGTTCCGGCCGGGGCGTTATCGTCCGCCAATGGCCCAACCTCTTTGCAGACGAAGCCGTTTACGTCATCACCGCGAAAACCTGA
- a CDS encoding alpha/beta hydrolase, which translates to MIWTIALGGLVLGGLVALVGAAQRAMVFPATRGMLWAPAEAGWDYQDVALPVDGQTTHGWYIPVDQPRGVILYSHGNGGNISGRMGGIAIWRDLGFDVLIYDYGGYGNSTGKPSERRCYKDIRAFWQWLTEERGVAPERVVLFGRSLGGAVAADLASEVTPGAVILESTFTSAVTMGKEAFPFFPVNLLLRHRFETEDKIGRVTAPLLIVHSPDDDIVPYHHGKALFEMAPEPKTFLEIAGNHNDGYSETGQRYIDGLSNFLEPLFPGR; encoded by the coding sequence ATGATCTGGACAATTGCGCTTGGGGGATTAGTGCTTGGGGGCTTGGTGGCGCTTGTAGGAGCCGCGCAGCGCGCTATGGTTTTTCCAGCAACCCGCGGCATGCTATGGGCGCCCGCCGAGGCTGGCTGGGACTACCAGGACGTCGCCCTGCCCGTGGACGGCCAGACGACCCACGGTTGGTACATTCCCGTGGACCAGCCGCGCGGAGTGATCCTGTATTCCCACGGCAACGGCGGCAATATCAGCGGCCGGATGGGCGGCATCGCAATTTGGCGCGATCTCGGCTTCGACGTCCTGATTTACGACTATGGCGGCTACGGAAACAGCACCGGAAAACCTTCGGAAAGACGCTGTTACAAAGACATCAGGGCCTTTTGGCAGTGGCTGACCGAAGAGCGCGGCGTGGCTCCCGAACGTGTGGTCCTCTTCGGGCGGAGCTTGGGCGGCGCCGTCGCCGCCGACCTGGCCTCCGAGGTTACGCCGGGGGCCGTCATCCTTGAGAGCACCTTTACATCCGCGGTAACCATGGGCAAAGAGGCGTTCCCGTTCTTCCCCGTCAATCTCCTGCTCCGCCACCGCTTCGAAACCGAAGACAAGATCGGACGTGTCACCGCCCCCCTGCTAATCGTACATAGCCCGGACGACGATATCGTGCCTTATCATCACGGGAAAGCCCTTTTCGAGATGGCCCCTGAACCCAAGACATTCCTCGAAATTGCCGGCAACCACAACGATGGCTATTCAGAAACGGGGCAGCGATACATTGACGGCCTCAGCAACTTCCTTGAACCGCTCTTTCCCGGAAGATAG
- a CDS encoding TrpB-like pyridoxal phosphate-dependent enzyme: MTEYNILLDAKKMPDAWYNVAPDLPAPMKPPLHPATHKPLNPSDLAPIFPMALIEQEMSAKPMISIPGEVMDIYRLYRPTPLRRAHRLEKMLGTPAKIFYKNESVTPSGSHKVNTSVPQAYYNKKEGVNELCTETGAGQWGTALSIACSMFDMKCTVYMVRVSFEQKPYRRILMQTYGADVLSSPTDTTESGRNFLAKFPGTTGSLGMAISEAVEAAVTSGGKAKYSLGSVLNHVLLHQTVIGLEA, from the coding sequence ATGACTGAGTATAATATTCTACTCGATGCCAAGAAGATGCCGGATGCGTGGTATAACGTCGCACCGGACCTGCCAGCGCCGATGAAGCCGCCGCTTCATCCCGCGACACACAAGCCATTAAACCCATCTGATCTCGCTCCGATTTTCCCAATGGCGCTGATCGAGCAGGAAATGTCGGCCAAGCCGATGATCTCGATTCCAGGCGAGGTGATGGACATCTACCGCCTGTACCGTCCCACCCCGCTGCGCCGCGCACACCGCCTCGAAAAGATGCTGGGCACACCGGCCAAGATCTTCTATAAGAACGAAAGCGTCACCCCTTCGGGCAGCCACAAGGTCAACACCTCCGTGCCGCAAGCCTATTACAACAAGAAGGAAGGGGTAAACGAACTCTGCACCGAGACCGGCGCGGGCCAGTGGGGCACCGCTCTCTCGATCGCATGCTCGATGTTCGATATGAAATGCACGGTGTACATGGTTCGCGTCAGTTTCGAGCAGAAACCGTACCGTCGCATCCTGATGCAAACGTACGGTGCGGACGTGCTATCGAGTCCCACCGACACCACCGAGAGCGGCCGGAACTTCCTGGCGAAGTTCCCCGGCACCACGGGAAGCCTCGGCATGGCCATCTCCGAAGCGGTGGAAGCGGCGGTTACGAGCGGAGGCAAGGCCAAGTACAGCCTCGGCAGCGTGCTGAACCACGTGCTGTTGCACCAGACCGTGATTGGTCTCGAGGCCAA
- a CDS encoding TrpB-like pyridoxal-phosphate dependent enzyme (catalyzes the formation of L-tryptophan from indole and L-serine) — protein IHAGGLRYHGVAQQVALMVKEGFMRAVACHQNPVFEALQMFATAEGILAAPESGHAIRVAIDEALKCKESGTPKTILFNLSGHGHFDMSAYDAYLSKKLEDYELDQSVIDAAEAVIPKV, from the coding sequence ATCCATGCGGGCGGCCTCCGGTACCACGGGGTGGCGCAGCAGGTGGCGCTCATGGTCAAAGAAGGTTTCATGCGCGCGGTTGCATGCCACCAGAACCCCGTATTCGAAGCCCTGCAGATGTTCGCCACAGCCGAGGGCATCCTGGCGGCGCCTGAGTCTGGCCACGCGATACGCGTCGCCATCGACGAGGCACTTAAGTGCAAAGAATCCGGCACACCGAAGACCATCCTCTTCAACTTGAGCGGGCACGGTCACTTTGACATGAGTGCCTACGACGCATATCTCAGCAAAAAGCTCGAAGACTACGAGCTCGACCAGAGCGTTATTGACGCCGCGGAAGCCGTGATTCCGAAAGTCTGA
- a CDS encoding alpha/beta hydrolase: protein MNSLYAKRFGTGICLALLFFLAAGCPSSLSPNVSLTSGLVYGLGYVKDEATDSGYSLRELPFDLLQPTDGPASGRPAVLMIHGGSFVKGTRTDEDLVTVADGLATKGYVCFLIDYRVDPDEPPPVSSWNLDAEETKDIEIPSLGAVRAAFVDAKTAMRHIRANSEIYGIDPDRIAVWGESAGAFAALATGLTNPDEFSDDGQDFPVPAENNPGVDPKPAVIIDCWGSAAFTSDAFDSSDPPIMIFHGTYDTTVPVFDALRIKDRCDSFGIPYRSYLIPGAGHGCWEEEYEDKDLTTLTLDFLAEFMP from the coding sequence ATGAACTCTCTCTACGCGAAACGCTTTGGCACAGGAATCTGCCTGGCGCTTTTGTTCTTTCTGGCGGCGGGATGTCCTTCCTCCCTTTCGCCCAATGTGAGCCTCACGAGCGGGCTTGTATATGGGCTGGGATACGTCAAAGACGAAGCCACCGATTCCGGTTACAGCCTGCGAGAACTGCCGTTCGATCTGCTGCAACCGACCGATGGCCCGGCGTCCGGCCGTCCGGCGGTGTTGATGATTCACGGAGGCAGCTTCGTCAAAGGCACACGAACGGATGAAGACCTGGTCACTGTCGCCGACGGTCTGGCCACAAAGGGCTACGTCTGTTTCCTGATTGATTACCGGGTTGATCCCGACGAGCCCCCGCCGGTCAGCTCCTGGAACCTCGACGCCGAGGAGACGAAAGATATCGAGATTCCCTCCCTGGGCGCGGTGCGAGCAGCCTTTGTCGATGCCAAGACGGCCATGCGCCATATCAGGGCCAACAGCGAGATCTACGGAATCGACCCGGACCGGATCGCCGTCTGGGGCGAGTCCGCGGGCGCGTTTGCAGCCTTGGCCACGGGCCTCACCAACCCGGATGAATTCTCGGATGACGGACAGGATTTCCCGGTTCCCGCGGAAAACAACCCCGGGGTGGATCCCAAACCTGCCGTCATCATCGACTGTTGGGGAAGCGCCGCGTTCACCTCAGATGCATTTGATTCCAGCGACCCGCCCATCATGATATTCCATGGAACGTATGACACCACGGTGCCTGTCTTCGATGCACTGAGAATCAAGGACCGCTGTGACTCCTTCGGGATTCCCTACCGCTCCTACCTCATTCCAGGCGCAGGACATGGGTGTTGGGAAGAGGAATACGAGGACAAGGACCTCACCACCCTCACGCTGGACTTTCTGGCCGAGTTCATGCCGTAA
- the araD gene encoding L-ribulose-5-phosphate 4-epimerase AraD: MLEDFKERVWQANRNLVSRGLVFSTWGNASGIDRGASLIVIKPSGIDYALMRPDDMVVVDLNGDVVEGTLRPSSDTPAHLELYRAFPGVGGIVHTHSHYATVWAQACRPIPCLGTTHADYCCGDVPVAGPLSEGEVADDYEANTGKVIVRRFEALDPRAFPGVLVAQHGPFAWGETVEDAVESAAVLEEIARLAFHTFILAPGQPVIPDFLLAKHYLRKHGPDAYYGQE; this comes from the coding sequence ATGCTTGAAGACTTTAAGGAACGTGTCTGGCAGGCCAACCGCAACCTGGTTTCTCGCGGACTGGTGTTTTCTACCTGGGGAAACGCGAGCGGAATTGACCGGGGCGCGTCATTGATCGTCATCAAGCCTAGCGGAATCGACTACGCCCTCATGCGGCCGGATGACATGGTGGTCGTAGACTTGAACGGTGACGTCGTCGAGGGGACCCTGCGGCCTTCTTCCGACACGCCGGCCCACCTGGAACTGTACCGCGCGTTCCCAGGTGTAGGCGGAATCGTTCATACCCACTCGCACTATGCCACCGTCTGGGCGCAGGCCTGCCGCCCAATACCCTGCCTCGGCACGACGCATGCCGATTATTGCTGCGGCGATGTACCGGTCGCGGGCCCTCTCAGCGAGGGCGAGGTTGCGGACGATTACGAAGCCAACACCGGCAAGGTCATCGTACGGCGGTTTGAGGCCTTGGACCCGCGTGCCTTTCCTGGAGTCCTCGTGGCGCAACATGGACCTTTTGCCTGGGGCGAGACGGTCGAAGATGCCGTGGAAAGCGCCGCTGTACTGGAAGAAATCGCCCGTTTGGCATTCCATACATTCATTCTGGCCCCCGGCCAGCCCGTCATTCCCGATTTCCTCTTGGCCAAGCACTACCTGCGCAAACACGGCCCGGATGCCTACTACGGCCAAGAGTAG
- the dusB gene encoding tRNA dihydrouridine synthase DusB, whose translation MRIGSIELEKPLALAPMEDVTDYSFRTLCKELGADLLYTEFASSEALIRDVNKTLSKIRVHDEERPIAVQIFGSAESSMEAAATVAEQARPDFIDINCGCWVKKVALRGAGAGLLQDIKKFENVVRGVLAGTTLPVTVKTRLGWDAENIIILDVARMLEGLGVQALTVHCRTRKQGHSGEADWAWLEKLKNTVAMPIIGNGDVTEPEDVKRMFATGCDGVMIGRGAIQNPWLFAQAKHYMATGEVPDPPSVPERIALCIKHLRRAVDVKGEKRGSIEFRKHYSGYLRNLPHVAKLRAELMQLNEVELIVARLNQFCDNWPSTAETLDPRG comes from the coding sequence ATGCGCATCGGCTCAATAGAACTGGAAAAACCTCTCGCATTGGCCCCAATGGAGGATGTAACGGACTATTCCTTCCGGACCCTCTGCAAGGAACTGGGGGCGGACCTGCTCTATACCGAGTTCGCGAGTTCGGAAGCCTTGATTCGCGACGTTAATAAGACTCTCAGCAAGATACGCGTCCACGACGAAGAGCGCCCCATCGCGGTCCAGATCTTTGGCAGCGCCGAATCCTCGATGGAGGCGGCCGCGACCGTGGCCGAACAGGCCCGGCCCGATTTCATCGATATCAACTGTGGGTGCTGGGTGAAAAAGGTCGCTTTGCGCGGGGCCGGCGCCGGCTTGCTGCAAGATATCAAGAAGTTCGAGAATGTCGTGCGCGGCGTTCTCGCGGGTACGACCCTGCCCGTGACGGTGAAGACCCGTTTGGGCTGGGACGCCGAGAATATCATCATCCTGGATGTCGCCCGCATGCTCGAGGGTTTGGGCGTACAGGCGTTGACTGTGCATTGCCGCACCCGCAAACAGGGACACAGCGGAGAGGCCGACTGGGCTTGGCTCGAGAAGTTGAAGAATACCGTGGCCATGCCCATCATCGGCAATGGGGATGTCACCGAACCGGAGGACGTCAAACGCATGTTCGCAACCGGTTGTGACGGCGTCATGATCGGCAGGGGAGCCATCCAGAATCCCTGGCTTTTCGCTCAGGCCAAGCATTACATGGCCACCGGAGAAGTGCCCGACCCGCCTTCTGTGCCCGAGCGTATCGCATTGTGCATCAAACATTTACGGCGCGCGGTTGATGTCAAGGGCGAGAAGAGAGGCAGCATCGAGTTTCGAAAACATTACAGCGGCTACCTTCGAAATCTGCCGCATGTAGCCAAACTGCGCGCTGAGCTGATGCAACTCAACGAGGTGGAACTCATAGTCGCTCGCTTGAATCAGTTCTGTGATAATTGGCCGTCAACGGCTGAGACACTTGACCCTCGCGGCTGA
- the thiC gene encoding phosphomethylpyrimidine synthase ThiC: protein MDPLCRTPFPNSRKVYVEGLVPAIRVAMREIAQTTTFDAEGRPYENPPITVYDTSGPYTDPESAIDLSVGLSRIREPWVRSRLNVETVDREKLGKASGTSQFPRHLLYRAKPGTRVTQMHYARRGEVTPEMEYVAIRENARWQEASEELKRRHGGNAWGAMMPEVITPEFVRDEVARGRAIIPANINHLELEPMLIGRNFKVKINANLGNSALSSSVREEVEKMLWAIRWGADTVMDLSTAEPIHETREWIIRNCPVPVGTVPIYQALEKVGGAPQDLTWDVFRDTVIEQAQQGVDYMTIHAGVLLPFIHLTAGRATGIVSRGGSIMAKWCLAHHKENFLYTHWDELCEIMSTYDVAFSIGDGLRPGSQADANDEAQFAELKAQGELTRRAWEFDVQVMNEGPGHVPMHLIKENVDKQLAWCGEAPFYTLGPVITDISPGYDHMASAIGAAMIGWYGAAMLCYVTPKEHLGLPGRDDVREGVVAYRIAAHAADLAKGHPAAQIRDNALSKARFEFRWEDQFNLSLDPEKARELHDETLPQRGEKLAHFCSMCGPKFCAMELSHQVRDEAARQKGMQDKSAAFREGGAAIYRKV, encoded by the coding sequence ATGGATCCGCTTTGTCGAACACCATTTCCGAACTCGCGTAAGGTTTACGTCGAGGGATTGGTTCCGGCTATTCGCGTGGCCATGCGCGAGATAGCCCAGACGACCACGTTCGACGCCGAAGGCCGGCCGTACGAGAACCCGCCCATCACCGTATACGACACGTCGGGACCCTACACCGACCCGGAATCCGCCATCGACCTGTCTGTGGGGCTTTCTCGCATCCGTGAACCCTGGGTGCGGTCACGACTCAACGTCGAAACAGTTGATCGTGAGAAGCTGGGAAAGGCCTCGGGCACCAGCCAGTTCCCGCGGCACCTTCTCTACCGCGCTAAGCCGGGGACTCGCGTTACGCAGATGCATTATGCCAGGCGGGGCGAGGTCACCCCTGAGATGGAGTACGTTGCCATTCGGGAGAACGCCCGGTGGCAAGAGGCTTCCGAAGAATTGAAGCGGCGTCACGGCGGAAATGCGTGGGGAGCGATGATGCCTGAGGTGATCACGCCCGAATTCGTCCGAGACGAGGTTGCGCGGGGCCGGGCCATCATCCCCGCCAACATAAATCACCTCGAGTTGGAGCCTATGCTTATCGGCCGCAATTTCAAGGTGAAGATAAACGCCAACCTGGGCAATTCCGCGCTTTCCTCCTCCGTTCGGGAAGAAGTCGAGAAAATGCTCTGGGCGATTCGGTGGGGCGCCGACACGGTGATGGACCTGTCCACGGCCGAACCGATCCACGAGACCCGCGAATGGATTATCCGAAACTGTCCCGTGCCCGTGGGCACCGTGCCCATTTACCAGGCGCTCGAAAAGGTGGGGGGGGCGCCCCAAGATCTTACCTGGGACGTGTTTCGGGATACGGTCATCGAACAGGCGCAGCAGGGCGTCGACTACATGACCATCCACGCTGGAGTGCTTTTGCCGTTCATTCACTTGACGGCCGGGCGAGCCACGGGTATTGTCAGCCGGGGCGGTTCAATCATGGCCAAGTGGTGCCTGGCGCACCATAAGGAGAACTTCCTCTATACCCACTGGGACGAGCTCTGCGAAATCATGTCCACCTACGACGTGGCCTTCTCGATTGGCGATGGGCTGCGCCCGGGCAGCCAGGCCGATGCCAACGACGAAGCCCAGTTCGCCGAACTCAAGGCGCAAGGCGAGCTGACGCGGCGCGCCTGGGAATTCGACGTCCAGGTAATGAATGAGGGCCCCGGCCATGTGCCTATGCATCTGATCAAAGAGAACGTGGACAAACAGCTCGCGTGGTGCGGCGAAGCGCCTTTTTACACCCTGGGCCCCGTCATTACCGATATTTCCCCCGGGTATGATCATATGGCTTCCGCCATTGGCGCAGCCATGATCGGATGGTACGGGGCCGCCATGTTGTGCTATGTGACCCCTAAAGAACACCTCGGGCTGCCCGGCCGCGACGATGTGCGGGAAGGCGTCGTGGCTTACCGGATTGCGGCGCACGCGGCCGACCTGGCGAAGGGTCACCCGGCTGCGCAGATTCGCGACAACGCGTTGAGTAAGGCACGGTTCGAGTTTCGATGGGAAGACCAGTTCAACTTGTCGCTCGACCCGGAGAAGGCCCGCGAACTGCACGACGAAACACTGCCTCAACGGGGTGAGAAGCTTGCGCATTTCTGCTCGATGTGCGGGCCGAAATTCTGCGCGATGGAACTCTCTCACCAGGTCCGGGACGAGGCCGCCCGCCAAAAAGGGATGCAAGACAAATCAGCCGCCTTCCGTGAAGGCGGCGCAGCGATCTACCGGAAAGTCTAG
- the hemG gene encoding protoporphyrinogen oxidase, giving the protein MMSSLKQAIIVGGGVTGLCAAYYLARDLGRENVVLLEADNVVGGTTRSEVSEGYACDRGPNGFLDREPATLDWIAALGLSDALVRANQSAKRRFIFTKGRLNEVVGPPRFFFSPMLSVKGRLRLAGEPFVAGKRDHTGETIWEFAARRIGTEAADTLVGPMVSGVFGGDARLLSLEHCFPRMAAMEREYGGLTRALIAKRWRKKAVSPLGPSGTLTSFKEGIGRLPCEAAKALGDIVCTGERVLRIFRTPEGDFAAETSRGRVHHARALVVAAPAYAAAEFCRELDEAASKALASIRYADIAVVCTGYDDAAAHGSTNGFGFLAPRQEGLRILGCLWTSSMFPQQAPPGRILLRTMFGGYTDPDAVQLGDDELLALIRRELHPIMGIDSEPEYVRIFRWQRGIPQYLLGHGDILREIEAAQERHPGLAFAGNAYRGVGLNDCVLSALRARERVLGYLRDG; this is encoded by the coding sequence ATGATGAGTAGCCTCAAGCAAGCCATTATCGTTGGGGGAGGGGTAACGGGTTTATGCGCCGCGTACTACCTCGCCCGTGACCTGGGCCGCGAAAACGTGGTCCTCCTCGAGGCGGACAACGTGGTGGGGGGGACCACGCGGAGCGAAGTCTCGGAGGGCTATGCGTGCGACCGGGGGCCCAACGGTTTCCTTGACCGCGAACCCGCAACCCTCGACTGGATAGCCGCCCTCGGACTGTCCGATGCGTTGGTCCGCGCAAACCAATCCGCCAAGCGCCGGTTTATCTTCACCAAGGGACGGCTCAACGAGGTTGTTGGACCGCCCCGTTTCTTCTTCAGCCCCATGCTTTCCGTTAAAGGCCGCCTTCGCCTGGCGGGTGAACCCTTTGTTGCCGGGAAACGCGACCATACGGGCGAGACAATTTGGGAATTCGCGGCCCGGCGCATTGGAACAGAAGCAGCCGACACCCTGGTCGGACCCATGGTGAGCGGGGTTTTCGGAGGCGATGCGCGGCTCTTGTCTCTCGAACACTGTTTTCCACGCATGGCGGCCATGGAACGCGAGTACGGCGGCCTCACACGCGCGCTCATAGCCAAGCGATGGCGGAAGAAGGCCGTCAGCCCCCTGGGACCCTCCGGAACGCTGACCAGCTTCAAAGAAGGCATCGGCAGGCTCCCTTGCGAGGCCGCAAAGGCATTGGGGGATATCGTTTGCACGGGAGAGCGGGTGCTGCGCATCTTTCGAACGCCGGAAGGGGACTTCGCGGCAGAAACAAGCCGGGGACGCGTGCACCATGCCCGCGCCCTGGTGGTCGCCGCGCCAGCCTACGCGGCCGCCGAGTTCTGCCGAGAACTCGACGAAGCCGCAAGCAAAGCCCTTGCGTCTATCCGGTACGCCGATATCGCCGTGGTCTGTACCGGGTACGACGATGCTGCTGCGCATGGAAGTACCAACGGCTTCGGTTTTCTGGCGCCGCGCCAAGAGGGTTTGCGTATCCTCGGATGCCTTTGGACTTCAAGCATGTTCCCCCAGCAGGCTCCCCCGGGACGTATCCTTCTGCGGACTATGTTCGGGGGCTACACGGACCCCGACGCGGTCCAGCTGGGCGATGACGAACTATTGGCCCTCATCCGCCGCGAGTTGCACCCTATCATGGGGATTGATTCCGAGCCCGAATACGTGCGCATCTTCCGTTGGCAGCGGGGAATCCCCCAATACCTGCTGGGCCACGGCGACATACTCCGCGAGATCGAAGCGGCTCAAGAGCGCCATCCCGGATTGGCTTTTGCGGGCAATGCCTATCGGGGAGTCGGACTTAATGACTGTGTCCTCTCAGCATTGCGAGCCCGCGAGCGGGTGCTTGGTTATCTCCGGGACGGATAA